The proteins below are encoded in one region of Candidatus Polarisedimenticolia bacterium:
- a CDS encoding DUF47 family protein translates to MWRKLIPREGKFFEMFNTMAENADATAALLVEMMESFDRLPDRASAIKGKEHLGDTLIHDLIRKLNSTFVTPLDREDIHHLASSMDDIVDLSDAAANKVILFDIRNRIEGAAELARVVKLQTAQIRLAVRALVDPKRILDHCIEIHRLENEGDRVFQEAMARLFKLETDPIQLIKTKEVLEALERATDTCEDAANVLEGIMVKNA, encoded by the coding sequence GTGTGGAGGAAGCTGATCCCGCGGGAAGGAAAGTTCTTCGAGATGTTCAACACCATGGCGGAGAACGCCGACGCGACCGCGGCGCTCCTCGTCGAGATGATGGAGAGCTTCGATCGGCTGCCCGATCGGGCGAGCGCGATCAAGGGGAAGGAGCACCTGGGAGACACGCTGATCCACGACCTGATCCGGAAGCTCAACTCGACCTTCGTCACCCCGCTGGATCGCGAGGACATCCACCACCTGGCGTCGTCCATGGACGACATCGTCGACCTGTCGGACGCGGCCGCGAACAAGGTAATCCTGTTCGACATCCGAAACCGCATCGAGGGCGCCGCCGAGCTGGCGCGCGTCGTCAAGCTCCAGACCGCGCAGATCCGCCTGGCGGTCCGCGCCCTGGTCGATCCGAAGCGCATCCTGGATCACTGCATCGAGATCCACCGGCTGGAGAACGAAGGGGACCGAGTCTTCCAAGAGGCGATGGCGCGCCTCTTCAAGCTCGAGACCGACCCGATTCAGCTCATCAAGACGAAGGAGGTCCTGGAGGCGCTCGAGCGGGCCACCGACACCTGCGAGGACGCGGCCAACGT